From a region of the Nonlabens dokdonensis DSW-6 genome:
- a CDS encoding non-ribosomal peptide synthetase, producing the protein MEGSLDANALASSFRFLIERHDSLRMYFVEKDGEVYQKILLAEELNFTLENEQIQQEQVDSKIESFYQEEFNLSKAPLLSANLLQVSADEYYLLFSIHHIIGDGWSMEVLTKELMQVYKHIINREEVSLPKLSIQYQDYVIWIQSEEQQDVIQKQEDYWLDKFKGEIPILELPSYSKRPLVKTYNGSTKHYSFGKELSDKLNQFSKGQGVTLYMTLLAGVNGLLYRYTNQSDIIIGTPIAGRSHEALENQVGLYLNTLAIRTEFEGVNSFKELIQIQKETLLDAYTNQDYPFDSLVEKLKLKRDTSRSALFDVMVVLQNQQETAITLEGLNITPYNENEREVSKFDMTFSFTEDTEGIHLQLEYNSDIYDVSLIDQLYGHLERFITSALQDQEESIESLTLLSRAEEIELLESFNDTNVDYPEDKTIIDLFRGQVLKRPEATAIIYEGKELSYQELEDLSNAMANDLLSRIDIEKDALIGVELERSEWLVVSLLAILKTGGAYVPIDPTYPEQRKDFIKEDSACVFIIDASYLEVFQSVEKITKAPKVTLDSNQLAYVIYTSGSTGKPKGVMIRNKSLASFISNFYKNFEMKNVFSIAATTSFTFDISVIELLGVLSLGKKIVLFEETQLLDPVSFMDKLELDKIDFLQLTPSRLEQLILVNKIFPKSLKVVLVGGEILSQNLKDIFLMNNDHIEFINVYGPTETTIWSTFNHELKGSKVTIGKPLNNEQVCILSQNYALQPKGVIGELCVSGAGLSRGYLNQPKLTAEKFIDHPFIEGERLYKTGDLARWLPDGNIEFIGRKDHQVKIRGYRIELGEIEYVLNKQSGVVSSVVVAQEKGQDKHLVAYLVTESNIDQATLKESLRSHLPTYMIPQYFMKLEALPLTSNGKIDRKALPKVSIEGLGESVYVAPETETEKVMASIWQEVLGVAQVGVTDNFFELGGHSLKVTQLINKINKELQSNLTVKQVFVLPTIKGLSKEITDTNYQSILRAPIQEFYSLTSSQRRLWVLSQFEGGGQAYNIPGVLKMEGSLDANALASSFRFLIERHDSLRMYFVEKDGEVYQKILLAEELNFTLENEQIQQEQVDSKIESFYQEEFNLSKAPLLSANLLQVSADEYYLLFSIHHIIGDGWSMEVLTKELMQVYKHIINREEVSLPKLSIQYQDYVIWIQSEEQQDVIQKQEDYWLDKFKGEIPILELPSYSKRPLVKTYNGSTKHYSFGKELSDKLNQFSKGQGVTLYMTLLAGVNGLLYRYTNQSDIIIGTPIAGRSHEALENQVGLYLNTLAIRTEFEGVNSFKELIQIQKETLLDAYTNQDYPFDSLVEKLKLKRDTSRSALFDVMVVLQNQQETAITLEGLNITPYNENEREVSKFDMTFSFTEDTEGIHLQLEYNSDIYDVSLIDQLYGHLERFITSALQDQEESIESLTLLSRAEEIELLESFNDTNVDYPEDKTIIDLFRGQVLKRPEATAIIYEGKELSYQELEDLSNAMANDLLSRIDIEKDALIGVELERSEWLVVSLLAILKTGGAYVPIDPSNPDQRKEFIKQDATCIYTIDEYYLETFQSVTQVNKAPEVTIDANQLAYAIFTSGSTGQPKGVIIEHKNVVRLFFSEKALFDFNKTDVWTMFHAYNFDFSVWEMYGALLFGGRLVIIGSEQTKDLDAFANCIRTHEVTVLNQTPSSFYALNEFLLGENQANSLRYVIFGGEALSPQMLSDWNLEYPHCKLINMYGITETTVHVTYKEIGTLEIANKASNIGKAIPTLNTYILNNSLKLQPTGIIGELCVSGAGLSRGYLNQAELTSEKFIAHPFIEGERLYRSGDLARWLPNGDIEYIGRKDTQVKLRGYRIELGEIEHALTNVVTISRAVVIISYHNEDAYLVAYVVAEDRIDQSELKASLRSHLPEYMIPQYFMELEFLPLTSNGKIDRKALPQISIEGLGEREYVAPNNETEFKLAAIWQEILGIEKVGVTDNFFELGGHSLKIIAIKNRIKQEFDIELQVKMFFNKPTIQSISEVIKMLSSNVNMEGDYEEITI; encoded by the coding sequence ATGGAAGGAAGTTTAGATGCTAATGCTTTGGCATCATCTTTCCGCTTTTTAATAGAGCGACACGATAGTCTACGAATGTATTTTGTGGAGAAGGACGGTGAAGTCTATCAAAAGATACTTCTAGCTGAAGAGTTGAACTTTACACTAGAAAACGAACAGATTCAGCAAGAGCAAGTAGATAGTAAAATAGAATCCTTCTACCAAGAAGAGTTTAATCTAAGTAAAGCACCACTGCTAAGTGCAAATTTATTGCAAGTATCAGCAGATGAATACTACTTATTATTCTCCATTCACCATATTATCGGTGATGGCTGGTCAATGGAAGTACTGACTAAAGAACTGATGCAGGTCTACAAGCATATAATCAATCGAGAAGAAGTAAGTCTTCCTAAACTAAGTATCCAATACCAAGATTATGTAATATGGATTCAAAGTGAGGAGCAACAAGATGTTATTCAAAAGCAAGAAGATTATTGGTTAGATAAGTTCAAGGGAGAGATTCCGATATTGGAACTGCCAAGTTACAGCAAACGGCCTCTAGTAAAGACCTACAATGGAAGTACCAAGCACTATAGTTTTGGTAAAGAATTGAGTGATAAACTCAACCAGTTCAGCAAAGGACAAGGAGTTACTTTGTATATGACCCTACTGGCAGGAGTCAATGGACTTTTATATAGATATACGAATCAAAGTGATATTATCATCGGAACCCCGATTGCAGGTCGTTCCCATGAGGCGTTAGAAAACCAGGTAGGATTGTATCTAAACACACTGGCCATCAGAACTGAATTTGAGGGTGTTAATAGTTTCAAAGAATTAATACAAATCCAAAAAGAGACTTTACTAGATGCATATACGAATCAAGACTATCCATTTGATTCACTGGTTGAGAAGCTCAAACTAAAAAGAGACACTTCAAGATCAGCACTATTTGATGTGATGGTAGTGTTACAAAACCAACAAGAAACGGCAATCACTTTAGAAGGGTTGAACATCACTCCTTACAATGAGAATGAAAGAGAAGTAAGTAAGTTTGATATGACCTTTTCTTTTACAGAAGATACTGAAGGCATCCACTTACAGTTAGAATATAACAGTGATATCTATGATGTTTCACTGATCGATCAATTATACGGTCACTTAGAGCGATTCATAACTTCGGCTTTACAAGATCAGGAAGAGAGTATAGAGTCTTTAACCCTTTTATCCAGAGCAGAGGAGATAGAATTGTTAGAGTCATTTAATGATACCAATGTAGATTATCCAGAAGACAAAACAATTATAGATTTATTTAGGGGACAAGTCTTAAAGAGACCAGAAGCTACGGCTATTATCTATGAAGGCAAAGAATTAAGCTATCAGGAGTTAGAAGATTTGTCCAATGCAATGGCGAACGACTTATTATCTCGCATTGATATTGAGAAAGATGCACTGATTGGTGTAGAGTTGGAGAGAAGCGAATGGTTGGTAGTGAGTTTATTGGCCATTTTGAAGACAGGTGGAGCGTATGTTCCAATCGACCCGACTTATCCAGAGCAGCGAAAGGATTTTATAAAAGAAGATAGCGCTTGTGTATTCATTATTGATGCATCATATTTAGAGGTTTTCCAGTCCGTAGAGAAAATTACCAAAGCACCAAAGGTAACACTGGATTCCAATCAATTGGCTTATGTAATCTACACCTCAGGTTCTACAGGTAAGCCTAAAGGGGTAATGATAAGGAATAAAAGTTTAGCTAGCTTTATATCAAATTTTTATAAGAATTTTGAAATGAAGAATGTTTTCAGTATAGCTGCCACAACTAGTTTTACTTTCGATATATCGGTTATAGAATTATTAGGGGTTTTAAGTTTAGGTAAAAAAATCGTCTTATTTGAAGAAACCCAACTTCTGGATCCTGTAAGTTTTATGGATAAATTAGAGTTAGATAAAATTGATTTCTTACAACTAACTCCTTCTAGGTTGGAACAACTCATATTAGTAAATAAAATATTCCCGAAAAGTTTGAAAGTAGTTTTAGTTGGCGGAGAAATTTTATCTCAAAATCTTAAGGATATATTTTTAATGAATAATGATCATATCGAATTTATTAATGTTTATGGACCTACTGAAACAACGATATGGAGTACTTTCAATCATGAATTAAAAGGTAGTAAAGTCACAATAGGTAAACCTCTAAATAATGAACAGGTATGCATATTATCACAGAATTATGCATTACAGCCCAAAGGGGTCATTGGAGAGCTATGTGTGTCAGGTGCTGGCTTATCACGAGGCTATTTGAACCAACCAAAATTGACCGCAGAGAAATTTATTGACCATCCATTTATAGAAGGTGAACGTTTGTACAAAACGGGTGATTTAGCGAGATGGTTACCTGACGGGAATATTGAGTTTATAGGCAGGAAAGACCATCAAGTAAAGATTAGGGGATATCGAATAGAACTGGGAGAGATAGAATATGTTTTGAATAAGCAAAGCGGAGTTGTATCGAGTGTTGTTGTTGCGCAAGAAAAGGGGCAAGACAAGCACTTGGTTGCTTACCTTGTGACAGAGAGTAATATTGATCAAGCGACATTAAAAGAATCACTTCGTTCTCATCTACCAACTTATATGATTCCCCAGTATTTTATGAAATTGGAAGCATTGCCACTAACTTCTAATGGTAAGATTGATAGAAAAGCACTCCCAAAAGTTTCGATAGAAGGTTTGGGCGAAAGCGTATATGTCGCACCAGAAACAGAAACAGAAAAAGTAATGGCTTCAATCTGGCAAGAAGTTTTGGGAGTAGCACAAGTTGGTGTTACTGATAATTTCTTTGAGTTAGGAGGTCATAGTTTGAAAGTAACTCAACTGATAAACAAGATCAACAAAGAACTACAAAGCAATCTAACGGTAAAACAAGTTTTTGTTTTACCAACAATCAAAGGACTTAGCAAAGAAATTACCGATACCAATTACCAATCCATCCTGAGAGCTCCTATTCAAGAGTTTTATTCATTAACGTCTTCACAACGTAGACTTTGGGTTTTAAGCCAGTTTGAAGGGGGCGGACAAGCCTATAACATTCCAGGAGTTTTAAAGATGGAAGGAAGTTTAGATGCTAATGCTTTGGCATCATCTTTCCGCTTTTTAATAGAGCGACACGATAGTCTACGAATGTATTTTGTGGAGAAGGACGGTGAAGTCTATCAAAAGATACTTCTAGCTGAAGAGTTGAACTTTACACTAGAAAACGAACAGATTCAGCAAGAGCAAGTAGATAGTAAAATAGAATCCTTCTACCAAGAAGAGTTTAATCTAAGTAAAGCACCACTGCTAAGTGCAAATTTATTGCAAGTATCAGCAGATGAATACTACTTATTATTCTCCATTCACCATATTATCGGTGATGGCTGGTCAATGGAAGTACTGACTAAAGAACTGATGCAGGTCTACAAGCATATAATCAATCGAGAAGAAGTAAGTCTTCCTAAACTAAGTATCCAATACCAAGATTATGTAATATGGATTCAAAGTGAGGAGCAACAAGATGTTATTCAAAAGCAAGAAGATTATTGGTTAGATAAGTTCAAGGGAGAGATTCCGATATTGGAACTGCCAAGTTACAGCAAACGGCCTCTAGTAAAGACCTACAATGGAAGTACCAAGCACTATAGTTTTGGTAAAGAATTGAGTGATAAACTCAACCAGTTCAGCAAAGGACAAGGAGTTACTTTGTATATGACCCTACTGGCAGGAGTCAATGGACTTTTATATAGATATACGAATCAAAGTGATATTATCATCGGAACCCCGATTGCAGGTCGTTCCCATGAGGCGTTAGAAAACCAGGTAGGATTGTATCTAAACACACTGGCCATCAGAACTGAATTTGAGGGTGTTAATAGTTTCAAAGAATTAATACAAATCCAAAAAGAGACTTTACTAGATGCATATACGAATCAAGACTATCCATTTGATTCACTGGTTGAGAAGCTCAAACTAAAAAGAGACACTTCAAGATCAGCACTATTTGATGTGATGGTAGTGTTACAAAACCAACAAGAAACGGCAATCACTTTAGAAGGGTTGAACATCACTCCTTACAATGAGAATGAAAGAGAAGTAAGTAAGTTTGATATGACCTTTTCTTTTACAGAAGATACTGAAGGCATCCACTTACAGTTAGAATATAACAGTGATATCTATGATGTTTCACTGATCGATCAATTATACGGTCACTTAGAGCGATTCATAACTTCGGCTTTACAAGATCAGGAAGAGAGTATAGAGTCTTTAACCCTTTTATCCAGAGCAGAGGAGATAGAATTGTTAGAGTCATTTAATGATACCAATGTAGATTATCCAGAAGACAAAACAATTATAGATTTATTTAGGGGACAAGTCTTAAAGAGACCAGAAGCTACGGCTATTATCTATGAAGGCAAAGAATTAAGCTATCAGGAGTTAGAAGATTTGTCCAATGCAATGGCGAACGACTTATTATCTCGCATTGATATTGAGAAAGATGCACTGATTGGTGTAGAGTTGGAGAGAAGCGAATGGTTGGTAGTGAGTTTATTGGCCATTTTGAAGACAGGTGGAGCTTATGTTCCTATTGATCCATCTAATCCTGATCAACGCAAGGAGTTTATCAAACAAGATGCGACCTGTATTTATACCATTGATGAATATTACTTGGAGACATTCCAATCTGTAACACAGGTCAATAAAGCACCAGAAGTAACAATAGATGCAAATCAATTGGCTTACGCGATTTTTACTTCAGGATCAACTGGACAACCGAAGGGAGTAATAATTGAGCATAAAAATGTGGTTCGTTTATTTTTCAGCGAGAAAGCACTTTTCGATTTTAATAAAACTGATGTTTGGACCATGTTTCATGCATATAACTTTGACTTCTCTGTTTGGGAGATGTACGGAGCCTTACTCTTCGGTGGAAGATTAGTAATCATTGGTTCGGAGCAAACCAAAGATCTTGATGCATTTGCCAATTGTATTCGCACACATGAAGTCACTGTATTAAATCAGACACCATCAAGTTTTTATGCACTCAATGAGTTCTTATTAGGAGAAAATCAAGCAAATTCTTTGCGCTATGTCATTTTTGGTGGTGAAGCACTATCACCACAAATGTTATCCGATTGGAATCTTGAATATCCGCATTGTAAACTGATCAATATGTACGGAATTACGGAGACCACAGTTCATGTAACCTACAAAGAAATAGGAACTCTAGAGATCGCAAATAAAGCAAGCAATATTGGAAAAGCAATCCCTACACTAAATACCTACATACTCAACAACTCATTAAAGTTACAACCTACGGGAATTATTGGAGAATTGTGCGTTTCAGGAGCTGGCTTATCACGTGGTTATTTGAACCAGGCCGAACTCACTTCAGAGAAATTCATTGCTCATCCATTTATAGAAGGTGAACGATTGTACAGATCTGGTGATTTAGCTCGTTGGTTGCCTAATGGAGATATCGAGTATATTGGAAGAAAAGATACTCAGGTAAAACTAAGAGGCTATCGAATTGAATTGGGAGAGATAGAACACGCATTGACAAATGTAGTGACCATTTCTCGAGCAGTGGTGATCATTTCTTATCACAATGAAGATGCTTATTTGGTTGCCTATGTTGTGGCAGAAGATAGAATAGACCAAAGTGAACTTAAAGCTTCCCTTAGATCACATCTTCCAGAATACATGATTCCACAGTATTTTATGGAATTGGAATTCTTACCACTAACTTCTAATGGTAAGATCGATAGAAAAGCACTACCACAAATTTCGATAGAAGGATTGGGAGAAAGAGAGTATGTGGCTCCGAATAATGAAACAGAGTTTAAATTAGCAGCTATCTGGCAAGAAATTTTGGGAATAGAAAAAGTAGGAGTTACAGATAATTTCTTTGAACTCGGTGGACATAGTTTAAAAATAATTGCCATAAAAAATCGAATCAAACAAGAGTTTGATATTGAACTTCAAGTGAAAATGTTCTTTAACAAGCCAACAATACAAAGCATATCTGAAGTCATCAAAATGCTCTCCTCAAATGTGAATATGGAAGGAGATTATGAAGAAATTACCATCTAA